One Roseimaritima multifibrata DNA window includes the following coding sequences:
- a CDS encoding adenylosuccinate synthase — protein sequence MPGTCVIGLQWGDEAKGKLVDLLANEFELVVRYQGGANAGHTVVAGDEVYKLHHIPSGILRPQVQNLITPGVVINPETLLVEIDGLAKRGVDVTKNLRISERAHLVMPWHIAEDRIINQQHIGKESIGTTNRGIGPCYRDKVGRTHAIRAIDLMDSGRDERIAEVANQKLKVLQSLGGSAEELEQISPGRVVAAAAGWAERLRPMVGDTTYPLLDAAEAGRRILFEGAQGALLDIDHGTYPFVTSSNSSGVGICAGAGVPPRWIGEVIGVCKAYSTRVGGGPFPTELDDAVGEQIRKLGNEFGTTTGRPRRCGWIDAVALRYTARLSGVTTLALMMMDVLSHLDEIKICVAYELDGERIDRFPCHADSLRRCKPIYESVTPWKQPVDDAKTVADFPAGAMAFVRRIEELVGVPVGVLSVGPDRAQTIFVDRDPAGIAAGAGR from the coding sequence GTGCCCGGAACATGTGTGATTGGCCTCCAGTGGGGCGACGAAGCCAAAGGTAAACTAGTCGACCTGTTGGCAAACGAATTTGAACTGGTTGTTCGTTACCAAGGGGGTGCGAATGCCGGACATACGGTTGTCGCGGGTGATGAGGTGTACAAATTGCACCATATCCCTAGCGGAATCCTTCGCCCGCAGGTGCAAAACCTGATTACGCCCGGTGTGGTGATCAATCCCGAAACCCTTTTGGTCGAAATCGACGGATTGGCCAAACGGGGCGTTGATGTCACCAAAAATCTGCGGATTAGCGAACGTGCGCACCTGGTGATGCCATGGCACATCGCTGAAGACCGTATCATCAACCAGCAGCACATTGGCAAAGAATCGATTGGGACAACCAACCGAGGCATTGGCCCCTGCTACCGAGACAAAGTGGGCCGTACCCATGCGATCCGAGCGATCGATTTGATGGATTCGGGGCGTGATGAACGGATCGCGGAAGTCGCGAATCAGAAACTGAAAGTTCTGCAATCGCTGGGTGGCAGTGCGGAAGAACTGGAGCAAATTTCTCCGGGACGCGTCGTCGCTGCGGCTGCCGGTTGGGCAGAACGTTTGCGTCCGATGGTGGGTGACACGACTTACCCGCTGCTCGATGCCGCAGAAGCGGGCCGCCGAATCCTGTTCGAAGGGGCTCAGGGAGCCCTTCTCGATATCGATCACGGCACCTACCCGTTTGTTACCAGCAGTAATAGCAGCGGAGTGGGAATCTGTGCGGGTGCCGGAGTTCCACCTCGCTGGATCGGTGAAGTGATCGGCGTTTGCAAAGCGTACAGCACGCGTGTTGGCGGTGGCCCCTTCCCGACCGAATTAGATGATGCGGTGGGTGAACAGATTCGCAAACTGGGCAATGAGTTCGGGACCACCACCGGACGGCCTCGCCGTTGTGGCTGGATCGATGCGGTTGCCCTGCGTTATACCGCTCGACTAAGTGGCGTCACCACTTTGGCGTTGATGATGATGGACGTTCTGAGCCATCTGGATGAAATTAAAATTTGCGTGGCCTATGAACTGGATGGCGAGCGAATCGATCGATTCCCATGCCATGCGGACTCGCTGCGTCGCTGCAAGCCGATTTATGAATCGGTGACCCCTTGGAAACAGCCTGTCGACGATGCAAAAACCGTCGCCGACTTCCCCGCAGGCGCGATGGCGTTTGTGCGGCGAATCGAAGAACTGGTCGGTGTACCTGTCGGCGTCCTGTCGGTCGGTCCTGATCGGGCTCAGACCATTTTTGTCGACCGTGATCCTGCAGGAATCGCTGCGGGTGCAGGCCGATAA
- a CDS encoding protein-disulfide reductase DsbD family protein, with product MIPRIRPMQFRRLWQPILAVVVLALAGPLSNASAQLGNGFPSLSFPNEDANGDVIELQASFEAADEGAVGRLHIDAKLSPAWHVYSTTQPPGGPLPTKFTMADGSQAKLLSPFVSDKDPKRSQAPEWPDVTIEEFETAVRWTAEIEFAAGVQPDAAVIKIKANGLTCQTGGSCRPFEMDLTAAYKGTYQPVTTEATFRDGDYAVEWTGELLPATAKPGDAVELKLTANPDASFHVYPGSIKDENFATNFVLTKRGVLQPGMPTPSEDPVTLDTPIGEATYQKGKTTWTIELKIPEDAVPGTHPVEGYIAYQACQDTSCLLPKGLRFQTELQVGENGKGAPAAVQFASAKRAEVMDFIAETKWDNAPEAAAAPTVYGQETKKSYSVVMMLLMGLGAGLILNLMPCVLPVLGLKLMSLTDQAGQDRKAIFSSNMWYSLGVLSVFWVLAGLASFFSFGWGEQFTHIEFKLALTVLIFAMALSFLGVWEIPVPGFASGKFSQEMQHHEGAVGAYSKGLFTTVIATPCGGPLLGLVLGLLLGQSPLLIFAVFTAMGIGMSLPFLLIGVSPRLVSWLPKPGAWMETLKQLMAFVLLGTVAFFFNMFSDDQKLPVFVALIGVWFGCWMIGKVPNWETLSKRLASWGAGVASAALIGFLAFRFLMPGDVIVPWQPYDEAKLTQLRSEGKTVMIDFTASWCATCKWNYHSAINTDSTADLLAELDVVPMLADWSDYNEEIKKKLIELESQSIPLLAIYPGNSPDQPIILRDLVNQADVLGALQLAGPSQGEAAAASGDEISVEVQSGGGKQVQAPKAGNIPAAGPVSLSAL from the coding sequence ATGATTCCTCGCATCCGTCCCATGCAATTTCGAAGACTCTGGCAACCGATATTGGCGGTCGTCGTATTGGCACTGGCCGGACCGTTGTCGAACGCGTCGGCTCAACTGGGAAATGGCTTTCCTTCTCTCTCCTTTCCGAACGAAGACGCGAATGGAGACGTGATCGAGCTGCAGGCCAGCTTCGAAGCGGCCGACGAGGGGGCGGTTGGACGCTTGCACATCGATGCAAAACTGTCGCCGGCTTGGCACGTCTATTCGACGACTCAGCCTCCCGGTGGCCCACTGCCAACCAAATTTACCATGGCGGACGGCAGTCAAGCAAAACTGCTAAGCCCCTTTGTTTCGGATAAAGACCCCAAACGAAGTCAGGCCCCCGAATGGCCCGATGTCACGATCGAAGAATTCGAAACGGCCGTGCGTTGGACCGCGGAGATTGAATTCGCCGCTGGCGTTCAGCCCGACGCGGCTGTCATCAAGATCAAGGCCAACGGGCTGACGTGTCAAACGGGCGGTTCGTGTCGTCCCTTTGAAATGGATTTAACCGCTGCCTACAAAGGGACCTATCAACCGGTAACGACCGAAGCCACTTTCCGCGATGGCGACTATGCCGTTGAGTGGACCGGTGAACTTTTGCCTGCGACCGCCAAGCCAGGTGACGCGGTGGAATTGAAACTAACGGCGAATCCTGACGCTTCGTTTCATGTCTATCCGGGTTCGATCAAAGACGAAAATTTCGCTACCAATTTTGTGTTGACCAAGCGTGGTGTCCTGCAGCCTGGGATGCCGACCCCGTCGGAGGATCCGGTCACGCTAGACACACCGATCGGTGAAGCGACGTATCAAAAAGGTAAAACGACCTGGACGATCGAACTGAAAATTCCTGAGGATGCGGTCCCCGGGACCCATCCGGTCGAAGGGTATATCGCCTATCAAGCATGTCAGGACACCAGTTGCCTGCTTCCTAAAGGCCTGCGATTTCAAACGGAATTGCAGGTTGGCGAAAACGGCAAAGGGGCTCCGGCGGCTGTCCAGTTTGCTTCTGCCAAACGTGCCGAGGTAATGGATTTTATTGCCGAAACCAAATGGGATAACGCTCCCGAAGCGGCTGCGGCACCGACCGTTTACGGTCAGGAAACCAAGAAGTCCTATTCGGTCGTAATGATGTTGCTGATGGGGCTTGGAGCCGGATTGATCTTGAATCTGATGCCCTGCGTGCTGCCTGTTTTAGGCCTGAAGTTGATGTCGCTGACCGACCAAGCTGGTCAGGATCGTAAAGCGATTTTTTCCAGCAATATGTGGTACTCCTTAGGAGTCCTTTCGGTCTTTTGGGTGCTGGCGGGGCTGGCTTCCTTCTTCTCGTTTGGCTGGGGCGAGCAGTTCACGCATATCGAATTCAAATTGGCCCTTACGGTGCTGATTTTTGCGATGGCGCTTAGCTTCTTAGGTGTCTGGGAAATTCCCGTCCCCGGTTTCGCCTCGGGGAAATTCTCGCAAGAGATGCAGCATCATGAAGGAGCTGTCGGAGCTTATTCGAAGGGCCTGTTCACCACCGTCATTGCGACTCCTTGCGGAGGCCCGTTACTCGGTTTGGTGTTGGGGTTGCTGCTAGGGCAATCACCGCTGCTGATCTTTGCCGTTTTCACCGCGATGGGGATTGGGATGTCGCTTCCCTTCCTGTTGATTGGCGTTAGCCCACGACTGGTCAGCTGGTTGCCTAAGCCAGGTGCCTGGATGGAAACGCTTAAGCAGTTGATGGCGTTTGTCCTGTTGGGAACGGTCGCGTTCTTCTTCAATATGTTCTCGGACGATCAAAAGTTGCCTGTGTTTGTCGCTTTGATCGGAGTTTGGTTTGGTTGTTGGATGATCGGAAAAGTACCGAACTGGGAGACACTTTCGAAACGTTTGGCCAGTTGGGGAGCTGGGGTAGCAAGTGCCGCGTTGATCGGTTTCTTGGCTTTCCGGTTCTTGATGCCCGGCGATGTGATCGTTCCATGGCAGCCTTACGATGAAGCAAAATTGACTCAGCTTCGCAGCGAAGGAAAAACCGTGATGATCGATTTCACGGCCAGCTGGTGTGCTACCTGTAAATGGAATTATCACAGTGCGATCAACACCGATTCCACCGCGGATCTGTTGGCCGAACTGGATGTGGTTCCGATGTTGGCAGACTGGAGTGACTACAACGAGGAAATCAAAAAGAAGCTGATTGAACTGGAAAGTCAATCGATCCCGTTGTTGGCTATCTATCCCGGCAACAGCCCGGATCAGCCGATCATTTTGCGTGATTTGGTGAACCAAGCCGACGTTTTGGGAGCTTTGCAGTTAGCCGGTCCATCGCAGGGGGAAGCGGCGGCAGCCTCCGGAGATGAGATTTCCGTAGAAGTGCAAAGCGGCGGAGGAAAACAAGTTCAAGCTCCGAAGGCAGGAAACATTCCTGCCGCCGGCCCCGTTTCGCTGTCGGCTCTTTAG
- a CDS encoding phosphotransferase has translation MGTVGLSLPIAVLDAWGLEPHVVECQPLSGGLSGALVFRVLVRREMGVPQNVVVRGWPEGISGDRVRDVQRFVSAVRQAGCALVPQWIRSVDGSSCLTHQQRIWEVTEWIEGEPWRPQTLTHQELSEAVQKGAAAIAQVHAAANQQTFSETGRQTVVPPAVLERCQRLQVVQDWWEAGPLDADRLDGREWLGAADRVARACWQTHGQAITEWLAIAQTIAYPVQTVLRDVHEQHVLFQNAQVSGLIDFDAMRIDTPAVDLSRFAHGFLLRWGIQKLTSNLSPLFQMNAEWGDCLEKVVWPAALAGYRQHCSFSEQEAELARHLGDVSSLFSLVNWVVWISWEEKAGRLSEKITEDVARNRVEQLQQFAINYFLAR, from the coding sequence ATGGGAACCGTAGGGCTCTCGCTTCCGATCGCCGTTCTCGATGCCTGGGGACTAGAGCCCCATGTTGTCGAATGCCAGCCATTGTCCGGTGGCCTTAGTGGGGCCTTGGTCTTTCGGGTCCTGGTTCGCAGGGAGATGGGGGTGCCGCAAAACGTGGTCGTTCGCGGTTGGCCTGAAGGGATTTCCGGTGATCGAGTCCGAGACGTGCAGCGGTTTGTTTCGGCCGTTCGGCAGGCGGGCTGTGCTTTGGTTCCGCAGTGGATCCGCAGCGTTGACGGATCGAGCTGCCTGACGCATCAGCAGCGGATTTGGGAAGTGACCGAATGGATCGAGGGGGAACCTTGGCGGCCACAAACGTTGACACATCAAGAGCTGTCCGAAGCGGTGCAGAAAGGCGCCGCTGCCATCGCCCAAGTCCATGCCGCGGCAAATCAACAAACGTTTTCTGAGACCGGCCGGCAAACGGTGGTTCCGCCAGCCGTACTGGAACGCTGTCAGCGGTTGCAGGTCGTTCAAGATTGGTGGGAAGCGGGGCCACTAGATGCAGATCGTCTGGACGGACGCGAATGGTTAGGGGCGGCGGATCGAGTGGCTCGGGCCTGTTGGCAAACCCATGGTCAAGCGATCACCGAATGGCTGGCGATTGCCCAAACGATCGCTTATCCGGTTCAGACGGTTTTGCGCGACGTTCATGAGCAACATGTGTTGTTTCAGAATGCCCAGGTCAGCGGATTGATTGATTTTGATGCGATGCGAATCGATACCCCGGCGGTCGACCTTTCCCGATTCGCCCATGGCTTTTTGTTGCGATGGGGGATTCAAAAATTGACATCGAATTTAAGCCCGTTGTTCCAGATGAACGCGGAGTGGGGTGACTGTTTAGAAAAAGTTGTTTGGCCTGCCGCGCTGGCGGGATATCGTCAGCACTGTTCATTTTCTGAACAGGAGGCTGAGCTGGCGAGACACTTAGGTGACGTTAGCAGTCTCTTTTCACTGGTAAACTGGGTTGTCTGGATTTCTTGGGAAGAGAAAGCCGGACGACTGAGCGAAAAAATCACGGAAGATGTTGCCCGGAATAGGGTCGAACAACTTCAGCAATTTGCGATAAACTACTTCTTGGCTCGCTAA
- the tsaE gene encoding tRNA (adenosine(37)-N6)-threonylcarbamoyltransferase complex ATPase subunit type 1 TsaE, translating into MSEEPVMFHSQHSLLATLQWRTPEETLAFAQLLDLHLPERCGLGLVGTLGAGKTFLAQRFAETIGVEKGTVTSPTFTVVQEYQAKRRLTHLDAYRIVDEDELWELGIDELFEEPAVTLIEWADRFAAEMPQEMLWIQILLQEDGSRTVRISGDPGIWSERVGKIQAALS; encoded by the coding sequence ATGAGTGAGGAGCCTGTCATGTTCCATTCACAGCACTCGCTGCTGGCGACGCTGCAGTGGCGTACGCCCGAAGAAACGCTTGCCTTTGCTCAGTTGCTTGATCTGCATCTTCCCGAACGTTGTGGTTTGGGATTGGTCGGGACCCTGGGTGCCGGGAAAACGTTTTTGGCGCAGCGTTTTGCAGAAACCATTGGCGTCGAAAAAGGAACGGTTACCAGCCCAACTTTTACCGTCGTGCAGGAGTACCAAGCCAAGCGGCGCTTGACTCACCTGGATGCCTATCGAATCGTTGACGAAGACGAATTGTGGGAACTGGGAATCGATGAACTGTTTGAGGAACCGGCGGTCACTTTGATTGAATGGGCGGACCGGTTCGCCGCCGAGATGCCGCAGGAAATGCTCTGGATTCAGATCCTGCTACAAGAGGACGGAAGCCGCACCGTACGCATCAGCGGCGACCCGGGAATCTGGAGTGAAAGAGTTGGCAAGATACAGGCGGCGTTATCTTAG
- a CDS encoding thiamine-phosphate kinase gives MEQSFLAWLRGRQANLPQVKVGIGDDGAVFVPQAGKELVLASDGIVDGVDFLADQHSLAEVGRKAVAINLSDLAAMGAEPAAILVNLSLPTRSATEIAAACYEGILEICDQYQVAIAGGDITVYDGPLAISVTAIGHVESGQAWLRSGAKEGDSVLVSGAFGGSLLGRHLRFTPRIEFARRLRAIGGVHAAMDVSDGLSLDLDRLCASSALGVELDMEAIPIHPDAGPWAEQQGGTLLEHALGDGEDFELIVAMEPKAAQRAMAAEAALPEDVRVPLTKIGTLTGRTGLWMQKTGKLERLSPSGYIHGEQ, from the coding sequence GTGGAACAAAGTTTTTTAGCATGGCTTCGGGGCCGACAAGCCAATTTGCCTCAAGTGAAGGTCGGGATCGGCGATGACGGAGCCGTCTTCGTGCCGCAGGCTGGTAAAGAGCTGGTTTTGGCAAGTGATGGGATTGTCGACGGAGTCGATTTCCTAGCCGATCAACATTCGCTTGCCGAGGTCGGCAGGAAAGCGGTCGCGATCAATCTGAGTGATTTAGCCGCAATGGGCGCCGAACCGGCGGCAATTCTGGTGAATCTTTCCCTGCCAACGCGCTCGGCGACTGAAATTGCCGCAGCCTGTTACGAAGGGATTTTGGAGATTTGCGATCAATACCAGGTCGCCATTGCCGGCGGAGACATTACCGTCTACGACGGGCCTTTGGCGATTTCGGTCACCGCGATCGGACATGTCGAAAGTGGGCAGGCGTGGCTCCGCAGTGGAGCCAAAGAGGGAGATTCGGTTTTGGTGTCGGGAGCCTTCGGCGGAAGCTTGTTAGGACGACACCTGCGGTTCACTCCGCGGATCGAATTCGCGCGACGGTTGCGTGCGATCGGTGGCGTGCATGCGGCGATGGATGTGAGTGACGGGTTGTCGCTGGATCTTGATCGGCTGTGTGCGTCGAGCGCATTGGGCGTGGAACTGGATATGGAGGCGATTCCGATCCATCCAGATGCGGGGCCTTGGGCGGAGCAACAAGGCGGGACGCTGCTGGAACATGCACTGGGCGATGGTGAAGATTTTGAATTGATCGTCGCGATGGAACCGAAAGCCGCCCAGCGTGCGATGGCTGCGGAGGCTGCCCTGCCCGAGGATGTGCGAGTCCCTTTGACCAAGATCGGAACGTTGACCGGCCGGACCGGATTGTGGATGCAGAAAACCGGAAAGCTGGAACGGTTGTCTCCAAGCGGCTACATACACGGAGAACAGTGA
- a CDS encoding aldehyde dehydrogenase family protein: MATTQSLSAADIKVDQTQCFIDGKWVDAASGKTFATINPATEQEIAQVAEGDAEDVDRAAKAARKAFDSGPWRTMDARDRGRLMYKLADRIEADMEELAALETLDNGKPITESRTADLPLVIDAIRYYAGYADKIHGSTIPIRGNHLCYTRREAVGVAGQIIPWNFPMLMTAWKWGPALAAGCTIVMKPAEQTPLTCLRMAHLAQEVGIPDGVINVVPGFGPTAGAAVVKHPQIDKVAFTGEHRTAQIITRDSAETLKRLTFELGGKSPNVIFADADLDAAAHGAYVGLYLNQGQCCCAGSRLFVEKSVHEPFMEKLTALTSSRRLGNPFSPDTDQGPQIDQAQFDKILSYIDKGQAEGAECVQGGKRHGDVGYFIEPTIFDGVTDQMAIAQDEIFGPVLSVLTFDDHEEIIRRANDTFYGLAAAVWTRDISKAHDYAARVRAGTVWVNCYDVFDAAAPFGGFKMSGYGRELGEEGLKAYTESKTVTIALG, from the coding sequence ATGGCCACCACGCAGTCGCTTTCTGCCGCAGATATCAAGGTCGACCAGACGCAGTGCTTTATTGATGGAAAATGGGTCGATGCGGCGAGCGGCAAAACCTTTGCCACGATCAACCCCGCCACCGAGCAAGAAATCGCCCAGGTCGCCGAAGGGGATGCAGAGGATGTCGACCGGGCCGCCAAGGCGGCTCGCAAAGCGTTTGACAGTGGTCCGTGGCGGACAATGGACGCCCGCGACCGAGGCCGGCTGATGTACAAACTGGCCGATCGGATCGAAGCGGACATGGAGGAATTGGCGGCTCTGGAAACTCTGGACAACGGCAAACCGATCACCGAAAGCCGAACAGCCGACCTTCCGCTGGTGATCGATGCGATCCGGTATTACGCGGGCTATGCCGACAAAATCCACGGCAGCACCATTCCGATCCGCGGCAACCACCTCTGCTACACACGGCGCGAAGCGGTCGGAGTCGCTGGACAGATCATCCCTTGGAATTTCCCCATGTTGATGACCGCCTGGAAATGGGGGCCCGCCCTCGCCGCCGGCTGCACGATCGTGATGAAACCAGCCGAGCAAACCCCGCTGACTTGCCTGCGAATGGCTCACCTGGCTCAAGAGGTAGGCATCCCTGACGGCGTGATCAACGTTGTCCCCGGTTTCGGCCCGACCGCCGGAGCCGCTGTGGTCAAACATCCTCAAATCGATAAAGTCGCGTTCACGGGTGAACATCGCACGGCTCAGATTATCACACGCGATTCCGCGGAAACGCTAAAACGCCTGACTTTTGAATTAGGTGGCAAAAGCCCTAACGTCATTTTCGCCGATGCCGACCTGGACGCAGCCGCCCACGGGGCTTATGTCGGGCTGTACCTGAATCAGGGACAATGCTGCTGCGCAGGCAGTCGCTTGTTTGTCGAAAAATCGGTCCATGAACCATTCATGGAAAAACTGACCGCCCTCACATCCTCACGGCGATTAGGAAACCCGTTTTCCCCCGACACCGATCAAGGCCCACAAATCGACCAAGCTCAATTCGACAAGATCCTTTCTTACATCGACAAGGGGCAAGCAGAAGGAGCCGAGTGTGTGCAAGGTGGCAAACGTCACGGCGACGTCGGGTACTTTATTGAACCGACGATTTTTGATGGAGTCACCGACCAAATGGCGATCGCTCAGGATGAAATTTTCGGGCCGGTGCTAAGCGTGCTTACGTTTGACGATCACGAGGAAATCATCCGTCGTGCCAACGACACGTTCTACGGACTGGCGGCCGCAGTTTGGACACGTGACATCTCGAAGGCTCATGATTATGCTGCCCGCGTCCGTGCCGGTACGGTATGGGTCAATTGCTACGATGTCTTTGATGCCGCGGCCCCATTCGGCGGATTCAAGATGAGCGGCTACGGCCGTGAACTTGGCGAAGAGGGTTTGAAGGCTTACACCGAATCGAAAACCGTCACGATCGCCTTGGGCTAA
- a CDS encoding DUF58 domain-containing protein, translated as MDLTTDTQSAFQWISALPWMLLAMVALPLLILARFFRVYPSWLWLGVLTTSLIASLLTITNNQLLIMVALLDGLLVAVVGLDLMFLWLSTSNGLRAWRDIPSTASIGKAMAYDLTIENTTFTTIRGAVRDDLPEPFRGDPDQHPLKLPRSSRITVQRRITPLQRGAFNLKRVYVRARSQLGFWQRFLQIDVEDRLKVYPDMQQLSDYALLARTNRLSLIGVRRTRRIGQDSDFERLRDYSRDDNYRHIDWRSTARRRKLTVRQFQSDQSQRLIFMLDCGRMMTNERAGYSLLDHALNASLMLAYVALEQGDAVGMLCFSDTIHAYIPPRGGKNQMNRLIQAGYDQFPRLVESRYDEAFLYLSNHCKRRSMVVLETNIIDEVNAAQVVDYLGNISGRHLPVGVLLRDRQMFDTADHPGGGRENMLRAAVASEILCWRDQVIRDLTHRGVLMVDTFPDELTAPLVNQYLEIKAKHLL; from the coding sequence ATGGATCTAACCACCGACACGCAGTCCGCATTCCAGTGGATATCGGCACTCCCCTGGATGCTGCTGGCGATGGTAGCGTTGCCGCTGCTGATCCTCGCACGTTTCTTTCGGGTCTATCCCTCCTGGCTTTGGCTGGGGGTGCTGACGACATCGTTAATTGCTTCTTTGCTGACCATCACCAACAACCAGTTGCTGATAATGGTCGCCCTCTTGGATGGGCTGCTGGTTGCGGTTGTCGGTTTGGATTTGATGTTTTTGTGGCTTTCCACTTCCAATGGTTTGAGGGCTTGGCGAGACATCCCCAGCACCGCTTCGATCGGCAAAGCGATGGCCTATGACCTGACGATCGAGAACACCACCTTCACGACGATCCGCGGAGCGGTACGCGACGATTTACCTGAACCATTCCGAGGCGATCCAGACCAACATCCCCTGAAACTACCTCGTTCATCGCGGATCACCGTCCAACGCCGAATCACTCCGCTGCAGCGAGGAGCGTTCAACCTAAAGCGCGTCTACGTCCGCGCCCGCAGCCAACTTGGGTTCTGGCAACGGTTCCTACAGATCGATGTCGAAGACCGGCTAAAGGTCTATCCCGACATGCAGCAGTTGTCCGATTACGCATTGCTGGCTCGAACCAATCGCCTCAGTTTGATTGGCGTACGGCGAACAAGAAGGATCGGACAGGACAGCGACTTCGAACGATTGCGTGATTACTCACGTGACGACAATTACCGCCACATCGACTGGCGCAGCACGGCCCGACGGCGGAAGCTGACAGTCCGCCAGTTCCAGAGCGATCAAAGTCAGCGTCTGATTTTCATGCTCGACTGCGGGCGGATGATGACCAACGAGAGGGCAGGGTACTCGCTCCTCGATCACGCCCTCAACGCCTCTTTGATGCTGGCTTACGTCGCCCTTGAACAAGGGGATGCGGTCGGCATGCTTTGCTTCTCCGACACGATCCATGCCTACATCCCACCTCGAGGCGGGAAGAACCAGATGAACCGGTTGATCCAAGCCGGCTACGACCAGTTTCCACGTCTGGTTGAATCGAGGTACGACGAAGCTTTCCTGTATCTATCGAATCACTGCAAACGGCGTTCGATGGTCGTACTGGAAACGAACATCATCGACGAAGTCAACGCCGCGCAAGTGGTCGACTACCTGGGCAACATCAGCGGACGGCACCTACCTGTCGGAGTCCTCCTCCGCGACCGTCAAATGTTCGACACCGCCGACCATCCCGGCGGAGGCAGAGAGAACATGCTCCGAGCCGCCGTAGCCAGCGAGATCCTCTGCTGGCGAGACCAAGTGATCCGCGACCTAACCCACCGAGGAGTCCTAATGGTCGACACCTTCCCAGACGAACTAACCGCCCCCCTAGTCAACCAATACCTAGAAATCAAAGCCAAGCACCTGCTGTAG